From Streptomyces sp. HUAS MG91, the proteins below share one genomic window:
- a CDS encoding response regulator transcription factor, producing MIVAEDSALLRQGIVRLLTDEGIEVAADCGDTGPLLALVAEHTPDAVLLDIRMPPTHTDEGLLAAAAVRAAHPGTGVLLLSQYVETSSTVRVLAQNPEGFGYLLKERVADIDELRGALERVAAGETVLDPLVVSRLMEAPRMPGPLDDLTGRERDVLALMAEGRSNEAIAQKLVIGGKTVETHVRNIFGKLRLEPDLLEHRRVMAVLTYLRG from the coding sequence GTGATCGTGGCCGAGGACTCGGCACTCCTGCGGCAGGGCATCGTACGGCTCCTCACCGACGAGGGGATCGAGGTGGCCGCGGACTGCGGCGACACCGGACCCCTGCTCGCCCTCGTCGCCGAGCACACCCCCGACGCGGTGCTCCTCGACATCCGGATGCCGCCCACGCACACCGACGAGGGCCTGCTCGCCGCGGCCGCCGTCCGCGCCGCGCACCCCGGCACCGGCGTGCTCCTGCTCTCCCAGTACGTGGAGACCAGCTCGACCGTGCGGGTGCTGGCCCAGAACCCGGAGGGCTTCGGCTATCTGCTGAAGGAACGGGTCGCCGACATCGACGAGCTGCGCGGCGCCCTCGAACGGGTCGCCGCGGGGGAGACCGTCCTCGACCCGCTGGTCGTCAGCCGGCTGATGGAGGCGCCCCGGATGCCGGGGCCGCTCGACGACCTCACCGGGCGCGAGCGCGACGTGCTGGCGCTGATGGCCGAGGGCCGCTCGAACGAGGCCATCGCGCAGAAGCTGGTCATCGGCGGCAAGACGGTCGAGACCCACGTCCGCAACATCTTCGGCAAGCTCCGCCTGGAACCCGATCTGCTGGAGCACCGCCGGGTCATGGCGGTCCTCACCTATCTGCGCGGCTGA